The Euphorbia lathyris chromosome 2, ddEupLath1.1, whole genome shotgun sequence genome includes a window with the following:
- the LOC136219223 gene encoding uncharacterized protein isoform X2 yields the protein MEDEARKKAQMANPQKDIGKHPAETAADPPLKRRKPAASGGPKIMADAMRSAMPVVEMGQMVKPDLGRYWSAKYGVQGSLENESVINDLDEALGQLGEVQRNQNQIPGSIHAQRGKTELLTMYTRIRAMEAELLQGVADKATIERLEKEIVDARANIASATSAMALKDAEIKKLNEKIEADSKEHENAVEEAEYMADEQAFFYGELIMSYVSLAYLEIDFTDPQFAVPDPEDVLKFNKIPDIEDYLRDYVRKWMKGPVEECKPATNVKLVDLEEVPPKSGEEPITDGTPLPGGTPSVEKEVSLVDVSGAVEKEASQAGASGEKNIEENAHVVT from the exons ATGGAGGATGAGGCTCGTAAGAAAGCTCAAATGGCGAATCCCCAAAAGGATATTGGGAAACATCCGGCGGAGACAGCGGCCGATCCGCCTCTAAAAAGGAGGAAACCTGCAGCTTCGGGTGGTCCGAAGATTATGGCGGATGCTATGAGATCCGCCATGCCCGTGGTGGAGATGGGACAA ATGGTGAAGCCTGACCTAGGcagatactggtccgccaagtatggTGTCCAGGGATCTTTAGAGAATGAATCTGTTATCAATGACCTAGATGAGGCTCTAGGTCAGCTGGGCGAGGTACAGAGAAATCAGAACCAGATTCCGGGATCAATCCATGCTCAAAGGGGAAAGACGGAGCTTCTTACG atgtatactcgcatacgtgctatggaagctgagctccttcaaggcgtggcggataaggctaccatagaaaggttggagaaaGAAATAGTTGATGCCAGGGCGAATATCGCATCCGCCACGTCCGCCATGGCCCTTAAGGACGCCGAGATAAAGAAGCTAAATGAGAAGATTGAGGCAGATTCCAAGGAGCATGAGAATGCTGTagaagaagctgagtacatgGCTGATGAGCAAGCTTTCTTTTACGGTGAACTGATCATGTCGTATGTCTCGTTGGCGTATCTTGAgatcgatttcacagatccgcagttcgccgttcCAGACCCAGAAGATGTtcttaaatttaacaaaatcccGGACATCGAGGACTACCTCCGTGACTatgttcggaaatggatgaagggacccgttGAAGAATGCAAACCTGCCACCAACGTCAAGCTAGTGGACCTCGAGGAAGTGCCTCCGAAGTCTGGTGAGGAGCCGATAACCGATGGCACCCCTCTTCCTGGGGGAACACcttccgtggaaaaggaggtCTCCTTGGTGGACGTATCTGGGGCTGTCGAGAAGGAAGCTTCTCAAGCAGGTGCTTCTGGCGAGAAGAATATTGAGGAGAATGCTCATGTTGTtacttga
- the LOC136219223 gene encoding uncharacterized protein isoform X1: protein MFRSSSSSSGSTSEFFNLSSPSEVVFSWTSSSSENSTSSEGSVNSDLAELLDSACNHGRTCLGSSNQNLSTLITETAPAVGFRRFSGWMAPSSTLPRKKKPRAESTSSRMSAADLADLASRFPWINNYETQLAEAHQRPACPPSGFLTVYYSHVERGFRLPLPKMMADILAYFDTTASQLHPNGWLDIALDCYLASNLGVVYTPRIFRAFHKPSKRKSESFLTFAKFRVYSPFSGKMSNVHCWDQKFFYVKINEGESLGFPTYWNPKPLHMAGDMRILTNSDEVVAELMKSVKADAWTYADALDFMMSDIPLIRKDGDKFIYSKITQFDQEKRRKLMEDEARKKAQMANPQKDIGKHPAETAADPPLKRRKPAASGGPKIMADAMRSAMPVVEMGQMVKPDLGRYWSAKYGVQGSLENESVINDLDEALGQLGEVQRNQNQIPGSIHAQRGKTELLTMYTRIRAMEAELLQGVADKATIERLEKEIVDARANIASATSAMALKDAEIKKLNEKIEADSKEHENAVEEAEYMADEQAFFYGELIMSYVSLAYLEIDFTDPQFAVPDPEDVLKFNKIPDIEDYLRDYVRKWMKGPVEECKPATNVKLVDLEEVPPKSGEEPITDGTPLPGGTPSVEKEVSLVDVSGAVEKEASQAGASGEKNIEENAHVVT from the exons atgtttagaagttcctCTTCATCCTCTGGGTCTACCTCTGAATTTTTCAATTTGTCCTCTCCTTCCGAGGTTGTATTTAGCTGGACCTCTTCTTCGTCGGAAAATTCTACTTCCTCCGAAGGTTCGGTTaactccgatttagctgagttgctcgactcggcgtgtaatcaCGGTCGAACTTGTTTAGGTAGTAGTAATCAAAACCTCTCAACTCTGATCACTGAAACCGCTCCGGCCGTAGGTTTTAGGCGTTTTTCTGGGTGGATGGCCCCTTCTTCTACCctacctaggaaaaagaaacctcgagcggagtccacttcgtctcgtatgagtgccgcggatctagcggatctggcgaGTAGATTCCCATGGATAAATAACTATGAGACCCAATTGGCGGAGGCTCATcaacgacccgcctgtccgccaagcGGATTCTTGACAGTGTACTATAGTCACGTAGAAAGAGGATTTCGATtgcctcttcccaagatgatggcggacatccttgctTATTTTGACACTACGGCTAGCCAATTGCATCCTAATGGCTGGTTAGACATAGCTTTAGATTGCTATCTGGCCTCGAACTTAGGAGTAGTGTACACTCCCCGTATCTTCAGAGCCTTTCATAAACCATCAAAGCGTAAGTCTGAGTCTTTTCTCACTTTTGCAAAATTTAGAGTGTACTCGCCGTTTAgtggcaaaatgtccaacgtccattgctgggatcaaaaattcttctacgtgaagataaatgagggcgaatctctaggctTCCCAACATATTGGAATCCCAAACCTTTACATATGGCGGGAGATATGCGTATTCTGACGAATAGTGATGAggtggtggcggagctcatgaaaagtgtcaaggcggatgcctggacatatGCTGATGCCCTAGAtttcatgatgagcgatattccccTGATTCGCAAGGatggggacaagttcatttactcgaagattactcaatttgaccaag agaagcgtaggaagctGATGGAGGATGAGGCTCGTAAGAAAGCTCAAATGGCGAATCCCCAAAAGGATATTGGGAAACATCCGGCGGAGACAGCGGCCGATCCGCCTCTAAAAAGGAGGAAACCTGCAGCTTCGGGTGGTCCGAAGATTATGGCGGATGCTATGAGATCCGCCATGCCCGTGGTGGAGATGGGACAA ATGGTGAAGCCTGACCTAGGcagatactggtccgccaagtatggTGTCCAGGGATCTTTAGAGAATGAATCTGTTATCAATGACCTAGATGAGGCTCTAGGTCAGCTGGGCGAGGTACAGAGAAATCAGAACCAGATTCCGGGATCAATCCATGCTCAAAGGGGAAAGACGGAGCTTCTTACG atgtatactcgcatacgtgctatggaagctgagctccttcaaggcgtggcggataaggctaccatagaaaggttggagaaaGAAATAGTTGATGCCAGGGCGAATATCGCATCCGCCACGTCCGCCATGGCCCTTAAGGACGCCGAGATAAAGAAGCTAAATGAGAAGATTGAGGCAGATTCCAAGGAGCATGAGAATGCTGTagaagaagctgagtacatgGCTGATGAGCAAGCTTTCTTTTACGGTGAACTGATCATGTCGTATGTCTCGTTGGCGTATCTTGAgatcgatttcacagatccgcagttcgccgttcCAGACCCAGAAGATGTtcttaaatttaacaaaatcccGGACATCGAGGACTACCTCCGTGACTatgttcggaaatggatgaagggacccgttGAAGAATGCAAACCTGCCACCAACGTCAAGCTAGTGGACCTCGAGGAAGTGCCTCCGAAGTCTGGTGAGGAGCCGATAACCGATGGCACCCCTCTTCCTGGGGGAACACcttccgtggaaaaggaggtCTCCTTGGTGGACGTATCTGGGGCTGTCGAGAAGGAAGCTTCTCAAGCAGGTGCTTCTGGCGAGAAGAATATTGAGGAGAATGCTCATGTTGTtacttga